A DNA window from Megachile rotundata isolate GNS110a unplaced genomic scaffold, iyMegRotu1 scaffold0240, whole genome shotgun sequence contains the following coding sequences:
- the LOC143266329 gene encoding uncharacterized protein LOC143266329: protein MAQPGAEMTPVKGKKRRAISSPGIISSDSSEDSPVRPETKKYELPIDPQYFDVMDLKIKGHFYDLKFTMPSKESAKRSQAADDAVNYLYQAYNRITRAYTELASRIKEIAEMRKECVELIHKESNTRTTTEVFEEDINTKMSELKKTIVQEVTQVVKDEIKNTVKEHIPTMGHSTSEQPKSYATIAEKGISIKTRSGETQVMTNDLIEFLIVPLEDNPTAYKTSTEIKKALKEQINTMEFNMRVNHLIALNSVAVRILAKTIDLDKLSESPQLRNIGLKIKGKNKLRPNMLIRNFPTNIPFAEATKVIAEAINIEKDNNEIRILTEYVNRYKRYKSIVLEVTPQIRQRMLVHNRLYINYESCRIEDYIRVLQCFKCLKFNHTAKNCTATTSTCGHCAGDHDSRECKQKEKTRCANCDRSSKVDNKHSALDYKICSIQIKKKKDLTRSIDYEAP from the coding sequence ATGGCGCAGCCGGGGGCAGAGATGACCCCCGTTAAAGGGAAAAAAAGAAGAGCTATCTCGTCCCCTGGAATTATATCTTCTGATAGTTCCGAGGATTCTCCAGTGCGGCCTGAAACAAAGAAATATGAGTTGCCAATTGACCCGCAATATTTTGATGTAATGGATCTAAAAATAAAAGGACACTTTTacgatttaaaatttacaatgcCATCGAAAGAATCAGCAAAGCGCTCACAAGCTGCAGATGATGCAGTGAATTATCTATATCAAGCATACAATAGAATAACGAGAGCATACACCGAATTAGCGTCTAGAATTAAAGAAATTGCAGAGATGAGAAAGGAATGCGTAGAATTAATACATAAGGAAAGCAACACAAGAACTACAACAGAAGTATTTGAAGAGGACATAAATACGAAAATGTCAGAACTGAAGAAAACAATAGTACAAGAGGTAACACAAGTAGTAAaggatgaaataaaaaatacggTTAAGGAACATATACCTACGATGGGCCATAGTACGAGTGAACAGCCAAAATCTTATGCTACGATAGCTGAAAAAggaatttcaattaaaactaGATCAGGCGAAACGCAAGTAATGACTAACGACcttatagaatttttaatagtCCCTTTGGAAGATAACCCGACAGCCTATAAAACGTCAACTGAAATAAAAAAGGCTTTGAAAGAACAAATAAACACAATGGAGTTTAATATGAGAGTGAATCATTTAATAGCGTTGAATTCAGTAGCGGTTAGAATACTGGCAAAAACAATAGATTTAGATAAGCTAAGTGAATCGCCACAACTACGAAATATAGGGCTAAAAATTAAAGGCAAGAACAAACTAAGGCCAAACATGTTAATAAGAAACTTTCCGACGAATATACCGTTCGCGGAAGCTACAAAAGTGATAGCGGaagcaataaatattgaaaaggataataacgaaattagaaTATTAACCGAATATGTAAATAGATATAAGAGATATAAAAGTATTGTATTAGAAGTCACGCCTCAAATTAGACAGAGAATGTTAGTGCACAATAGActatatataaattatgaatCTTGTAGAATCGAAGATTACATCAGAGTACTACaatgttttaaatgtttaaagttCAACCATACAGCCAAGAATTGTACGGCCACAACCTCTACATGTGGACATTGTGCTGGGGACCATGACTCTAGGGAAtgcaaacaaaaagaaaaaaccaGATGCGCAAATTGTGACAGAAGCAGTAAGGTGGATAATAAGCATTCAGCGCTGGATTATAAAATATGTTCtatacaaataaagaaaaagaaagacctAACACGGAGCATAGACTACGAAGCACCCTAG